A window of Gambusia affinis linkage group LG03, SWU_Gaff_1.0, whole genome shotgun sequence contains these coding sequences:
- the LOC122828514 gene encoding UDP-glucuronosyltransferase 2A2-like — protein sequence MYLLTLLTLAVLPFVVNGGKVLVFPLDGSHWVNMNIIIEELYARGHEVTVVRPSDAWYIKPDSPHYKSITINTSGGVKKENIQLYVTRTLNMRRQGASFWTRISLEYDVMAHFYGMHKKGLQMVEDVFENNQLMQSLRDAKYDMVLTDPATGGGVLLGHRLGLPLVFNVRWTIQGEGHYAIAPSPMSYVPVLWSELPDRMTFIQRVQNVLYYFFSCLQIWYITDPNYKPFVQRHFGKDVDYMELFKSADIWLMRNDFTFEFPRPTMPNIVYMSGFQCKPSKPLPKQLEEFVESSGEHGVIVMTLGTLVEKLPEDMAEDIAAAFAELPQKVIWRHKGKKPSTLGNNTLILDWLPQNDLLGHPKTKVFVAHGGTNGLQEAIYHGVPLVGLPLMFDQPDNFFKMGSRGVAKVLDYGTVNKDVFLEALKEVLYEPSYREKMKELSSLHRDQPMKPLDRAMFWIEFVMRHKGAAHLRTESYKMSMIQYHSVDVLAFLLAIILLLLTVFISVVKFLWKRVFYSSKAKKE from the coding sequence ATGTACCTACTGACTCTGCTGACCTTGGCAGTGCTGCCATTCGTGGTAAATGGAGGGAAAGTTTTGGTCTTTCCTTTGGATGGAAGTCACTGGGTCAACATGAACATCATCATAGAAGAACTTTACGCCAGAGGCCATGAAGTCACCGTTGTGCGACCATCAGATGCCTGGTACATCAAGCCAGACTCCCCTCATTATAAGTCCATTACCATTAACACTTCTGGAGGtgttaagaaagaaaacattcagctaTATGTAACAAGAACTCTAAACATGAGGCGCCAAGGTGCTTCCTTCTGGACTCGGATATCTCTAGAGTATGACGTCATGGCACACTTTTACGGGATGCATAAGAAAGGACTTCAGATGGttgaagatgtttttgaaaataaccaaCTTATGCAAAGTCTCCGTGATGCCAAATATGACATGGTTCTAACTGACCCTGCAACTGGTGGAGGTGTTCTTCTGGGTCACCGTTTGGGTCTCCCTCTTGTTTTTAACGTCAGATGGACAATTCAGGGTGAAGGGCATTACGCAATTGCACCCTCCCCAATGTCTTATGTCCCGGTACTTTGGTCAGAACTACCTGATAGAATGACTTTCATCCAGAGGGTCCAAAATGTATTGTATTATTTCTTCTCATGCCTCCAAATTTGGTACATCACAGATCCAAACTACAAACCCTTTGTCCAACGTCACTTTGGTAAAGATGTAGATTACATGGAGTTGTTTAAATCAGCTGACATCTGGTTGATGAGAAACGACTTCACCTTTGAGTTTCCACGACCAACAATGCCAAACATCGTCTACATGTCAGGATTCCAGTGCAAACCCTCCAAACCTCTCCCCAAACAACTGGAGGAGTTTGTAGAGAGTTCTGGAGAACATGGTGTCATTGTGATGACATTGGGGACATTGGTAGAAAAACTCCCTGAAGACATGGCTGAGGACattgctgctgcttttgctgAGCTTCCCCAGAAGGTGATCTGGAGGCACAAAGGAAAGAAACCATCCACCCTTGGCAACAATACCCTTATCCTGGACTGGTTACCCCAAAATGACCTCCTTGGTCATCCCAAAACCAAAGTGTTTGTAGCTCATGGAGGCACCAATGGATTGCAAGAAGCCATCTATCATGGCGTTCCCTTGGTTGGCTTGCCCCTAATGTTTGATCAGCCAGACAACTTCTTCAAGATGGGATCAAGAGGAGTGGCCAAAGTCCTGGACTATGGAACTGTAAATAAAGATGTCTTCTTGGAGGCTCTGAAGGAGGTTCTCTATGAGCCTTCATACAGAGAGAAGATGAAGGAGCTGTCCAGCCTCCACAGGGATCAGCCCATGAAACCTCTGGATCGAGCCATGTTCTGGATCGAGTTTGTCATGAGGCATAAAGGAGCGGCCCATCTGAGGACTGAGTCCTACAAGATGTCCATGATCCAGTACCACTCTGTTGATGTTTTGGCATTTCTGTTGGCAATTATTCTGCTGCtcttaactgtttttatttctgtagtaAAATTTCTCTGGAAGAGAGTGTTTTATAGcagtaaagctaaaaaagaataa
- the LOC122828512 gene encoding UDP-glucuronosyltransferase 2B31-like: MYRLTLCTLAVLLCSSSLVNGGKVLVFPVDGSHWVNMNVIIEELHNRGHEVTVLRPSDTWYIKPDSPHYKAITINSSAGFDRQNFGSYVMKTINMRRHGSSLWSRIYLEYDLLQTFYQMGNQVLQMVESIFEDKVLMQGLRDAKYDLVLTDPAIGGGVLLGHRLGLPLVFNVRWTIQGEGHQAITPSPLSYIPIPGSEVTDKMTFMQRVNNFLYYIFTCFQIWYIVEPSYKPFVHRHFGSDVYYMELFQSADIWLMRNDFTFEFPRPTMPNIVYMSGFQCKPSKPLPKQLEEFVESSGEHGVIVMTLGTLVEQLPEDMAEDIAAAFAELPQKVIWRHKGKKPSTLGNNTLILDWLPQNDLLGHPKTKVFVAHGGTNGLQEAIYHGVPLVGLPLMFDQLDNFFRMGSRGVAKVLDIAELNKDVFLEALKEVLYEPSYREKMKELSSLHRDQPMKPLDRAMFWIEFVMRHKGAAHLRTESYKMSMIQYHSVDVLAFLLAIILLLLTVFIFVVKCLWRRVFHRSKAKKE; encoded by the coding sequence ATGTACCGACTGACCCTGTGTACCCTGGCAGTGTTGCTCTGCTCGTCATCCCTGGTAAATGGAGGGAAAGTCTTGGTGTTCCCAGTGGATGGAAGCCACTGGGTCAACATGAATGTCATCATCGAAGAGCTTCACAACAGAGGCCATGAAGTCACAGTGCTGCGACCTTCAGACACCTGGTACATAAAGCCTGACTCCCCTCACTACAAAGCCATTACCATAAATTCGTCAGCTGGATTCGACAGGCAGAACTTTGGGTCATATGtcatgaaaacaataaacatgagGCGTCATGGTTCTTCACTTTGGTCACGCATTTACCTGGAGTATGATCTATTGcaaactttttatcaaatgGGTAATCAAGTGCTTCAAATGGTGGAAAGTATTTTTGAGGATAAAGTACTAATGCAGGGCCTCCGTGATGCCAAATATGATTTGGTTCTTACTGATCCGGCAATTGGTGGAGGTGTTCTACTGGGTCACCGTTTAGGTCTTCCACTTGTCTTTAATGTCAGATGGACGATTCAGGGAGAGGGGCATCAAGCTATTACACCTTCCCCTCTCTCCTACATCCCCATTCCAGGATCAGAGGTGACTGATAAGATGACCTTCATGCAGAGGGTCAATAACTTCCTCTACTACATCTTTACATGTTTCCAAATTTGGTACATTGTGGAACCAAGCTACAAACCCTTTGTCCATCGTCACTTTGGCAGTGACGTATATTACATGGAGTTGTTTCAATCAGCTGACATCTGGCTGATGAGAAACGACTTCACCTTTGAGTTTCCAAGACCAACAATGCCAAACATCGTCTACATGTCAGGATTCCAGTGCAAACCCTCCAAACCTCTCCCCAAACAACTGGAGGAGTTTGTAGAGAGTTCTGGAGAACATGGTGTCATTGTGATGACATTGGGGACATTGGTAGAACAACTCCCTGAAGACATGGCTGAGGACattgctgctgcttttgctgAGCTTCCCCAGAAGGTGATCTGGAGGCACAAAGGAAAGAAACCATCCACCCTTGGCAACAATACCCTAATCCTGGACTGGTTACCCCAAAATGACCTCCTTGGTCATCCCAAAACCAAAGTGTTTGTAGCTCATGGAGGCACCAATGGATTGCAAGAGGCCATCTATCATGGTGTTCCCTTGGTTGGCTTGCCCCTAATGTTTGATCAACTCGACAACTTCTTCAGGATGGGATCAAGAGGGGTGGCCAAAGTCCTGGACATTGCAGAACTGAATAAAGATGTCTTCTTGGAGGCTCTGAAGGAGGTTCTCTATGAGCCTTCATACAGAGAGAAGATGAAGGAGCTGTCCAGCCTCCACAGGGACCAGCCCATGAAACCTCTGGATCGAGCCATGTTCTGGATCGAGTTTGTCATGAGGCATAAAGGAGCGGCCCATCTGAGGACTGAGTCCTACAAGATGTCCATGATCCAGTACCACTCTGTTGATGTTTTGGCATTTCTGTTGGCAATTATCCTGCTGCtcttaactgtttttatttttgtagtgaAGTGTTTATGGAGGAGAGTATTTCATCGAAGCAAAGCTAAAAAGGAATAA
- the LOC122828513 gene encoding UDP-glucuronosyltransferase 2A2-like, whose amino-acid sequence MYRLTLLTLAVLLCSSSLVNGGKVLVFPVDGSHWVNMNIIIEQLHARGHEVTVLRPFDSWHIKPDSLHYKAITVNSSSGFSEQSFGLFVNRTLELRREGSSFRTHISIVGNLLSQSYVMHEQVLQMTEGIFEDKALMQSLHDAKFDLVLTDPAFGGGVFLGHRLGLPLVFNVRWTIQVEGHFTIAPSPLSYIPVPGSEMTDRMTFIQRVKNFLIYIVTCIQFWYVVEPLYPEFVHRHFGKDVDYIELFQSADIWLMRNDFTFEFPRPTMPNIVYMSGFQCKPSKPLPKQLEEFVESSGEHGVIVMTLGTLVEKLPEDMAEDIAAAFAELPQKVIWRHKGKKPSTLGNNTLILDWLPQNDLLGHPKTKVFVAHGGTNGLQEAIYHGVPLVGLPLMFDQPDNFFRMGSRGVAKVLDYGTVNKDVFLEALKEVLYEPSYREKMKELSSLHRDQPMKPLDRAMFWIEFVMRHKGAAHLRTESYKMSMIQYHSVDVLAFLLAIILLLLTVFIFVVKCLWTRVLNRVKAKKE is encoded by the coding sequence ATGTACCGACTGACCCTGCTGACCCTGGCAGTCTTGCTCTGCTCGTCATCCCTGGTAAATGGAGGAAAAGTCTTGGTGTTCCCAGTGGATGGAAGCCACTGGGTCAACATGAACATCATCATTGAACAGCTTCACGCCAGAGGCCATGAAGTCACAGTGCTGCGACCTTTTGACTCTTGGCACATCAAACCAGACTCCCTTCACTACAAGGCCATTACTGTAAATTCCTCGTCTGGTTTTAGTGAACAAAGCTTTGGGTTATTTGTGAACAGAACACTGGAGTTACGGCGAGAGGGATCTTCATTTAGGACTCACATTTCTATAGTTGGCAACCTACTGTCACAGTCATACGTCATGCATGAGCAGGTTCTTCAAATGACAGAGGGGATTTTTGAAGATAAAGCACTAATGCAAAGCCTCCATGATGCAAAATTTGATCTGGTTCTTACAGATCCAGCATTTGGAGGGGGTGTTTTTTTGGGTCACCGTTTGGGTCTTCCTCTTGTCTTTAATGTCAGGTGGACTATTCAGGTAGAGGGGCATTTTACAATTGCACCCTCCCCACTCTCATACATCCCTGTACCAGGATCAGAGATGACCGATAGGATGACATTCATTCAAAGGGTCAAAAACTTCCTCATTTATATTGTTACATGTATCCAATTTTGGTACGTTGTGGAACCACTCTACCCAGAATTTGTCCATCGTCACTTTGGCAAAGATGTAGATTACATAGAGCTGTTTCAATCAGCTGACATCTGGTTGATGAGAAACGACTTCACCTTTGAGTTTCCACGACCAACAATGCCAAACATTGTTTACATGTCAGGATTCCAGTGCAAACCCTCCAAACCTCTCCCCAAACAACTGGAGGAGTTTGTAGAGAGTTCTGGAGAACATGGTGTCATTGTGATGACATTGGGGACATTGGTAGAAAAACTCCCTGAAGACATGGCTGAGGACattgctgctgcttttgctgAGCTTCCCCAGAAGGTGATCTGGAGGCACAAAGGAAAGAAACCATCCACCCTTGGCAACAATACCCTAATCTTGGACTGGTTACCCCAAAATGACCTCCTTGGTCATCCCAAAACCAAAGTGTTTGTAGCTCATGGAGGCACCAATGGATTGCAAGAAGCCATCTATCATGGTGTTCCCTTGGTTGGCTTGCCCCTAATGTTTGATCAGCCAGACAACTTCTTCAGGATGGGATCAAGAGGAGTGGCCAAAGTCCTGGACTATGGAACTGTAAATAAAGATGTCTTCTTGGAGGCTCTGAAGGAGGTTCTCTATGAGCCTTCATACAGAGAGAAGATGAAGGAGCTGTCCAGCCTCCACAGGGATCAGCCCATGAAACCTCTGGATCGAGCCATGTTCTGGATCGAGTTTGTCATGAGGCATAAAGGAGCGGCCCATCTGAGGACTGAGTCCTACAAGATGTCCATGATCCAGTACCACTCTGTTGATGTTTTGGCATTTCTGTTGGCAATTATCCTGCTGCtcttaactgtttttatttttgtagtgaAGTGTTTATGGACTAGAGTACTCAACAGAGTCAAGGCCAAAAAGGAATAA